The stretch of DNA TAATTCTGCATTTTCTTTAGAAAGTTCAGATGTCTTAATAGTTTTTCCATTTTCTAAAGCTAAATCAATTGCACTTTCTAATGTTAGTTCTCTTGAAAATATGGCTGTTGAAAACAAAACTAGTAACCCTAATAACTTTTTCATTAACTTCCTCCTAAATTTATCAAAAATATTATATTATACATTTTATCTTATTTTACGTTAATTTTGTGTATTTTTTGTGTATTTAAATATTTTAACTATTTTTTTACATTAAAAATATTAATTAATATTTATTTATTTTGTTATGTGTGATATAAACTATGTAGATTTAAAGGGGGGAATTTTAATGAATACAACTAGTATTAATGTTTTAACATTATTATCTCAAGGTAATTTTTCTTTAGAAGAAATATCTAAATACTTAGATATTGAAAAAAATAGTATTAGTAAAGTTATTTTATCTATTAATAATTTTTTACAACATGAAAATTTACCTCTATTAGAGATAGTTGAAGATGAAATTTGTTCTAATCTAAATGCAACTGAATGGCAATATATTTTTACAAAAAAAAATCTTTTTACACCAGATGATATTTTAGATTACTTATATGTTAAATTTATTCATAATGGTTTTATAATTTTAGAAGAAGAAAAATTAATTTTAAATATTTCTCGAAGCTCTATTTTTAGATATTTTACACAAGTTAAAAATATTCTAGATAAATATGGTTCTAATTACTCTTATATTCCTGGAAAAGGAATGAGATTACAAAATATTTCAGATCAAAATTTACATATTTTCTTTAAAAAATTAGCAAAAACTTTTTTAAAAAATTATTATTTTTTAAATCAAATTAATTTAGTAAATAATCTATTAGAAAAATATAATTCCAATCTTTTAATTAGTAAATTAGAAAAAGTATTTAAAAATAATAATATTTCTCCTACTAATTTTTTAATTTCTTTTATTTGGGCTCTTAATATTTGTATAATTTTATTTGAAAAAATAAATTTAAAGCATTCTAAAGATTACTCTGAATTTTTTAAGTTAAAAAAAAGTATCAATTTTCATTTAAATAAATTCAGCTTCAGGCAACAAGAACAAATTTTTTATTTTTTAGTAAATTTAAAAAATACATCTACTCCTTTTGAACCTGATTCTTTATTAAAAGCTGAACAAATCTTAATAAAACTAAAAGAAAATCTACAAATTAAAGAATTAGATTCCTCACTTAAAACTATCCTATTAAAAAAACTATGTTATTCTGTTTTTAAATTTGATAACCAGATTTTAAAAGTAAAGAAGGCTAATTTAACTATTCATGAAGAAAAAATTTTAGAAATAATTAATAAGTCATTAGCTTCTCTTAATTTCAATTTATTTTTTAGCGACAAAATTTCACTGATGAATATTATAAAAAAAATTATAATTGAACAAAATAAAAACTCTATTGAAAATATTCTTATATTATACAACGAAGTTGTTATCTCAGACGATTTTTCTCTTAGCGATAAATTTAAATATTATAACCACTCTTTTAAATTTACAATAGAACCTTCTTTTTTTTATAAACTTCTTCCTACAGAATACGAAAAAAATTATGATTTAATATTATGTGATGAGCCATTTTTTAAAAAAAATACTCAAATTATAAATAACTTTGAATATAACCACATACTTCAAACTATTAATAATCATATTTTTGAAAAATTTATAAATAAAATTTAAATATAATTGCTTATTTATTGAAAAAATTGTGTATCATTTATTTAAAATCCATGTTAAAATTAAAGTATTGTTTTATAATAAATTAAAAATTAATCAAATATATTAGGAGTTAAATTTTATGAGTATTTTAGATGTTAAAAATGTAAGTCATGGGTTTGGTTCTAGAGTAATTTTAGAAAATGCCTCATTTAGACTTTTAAAAGGGGAACACGTTGGATTAGTTGGAGCTAACGGAGAAGGAAAGTCTACTTTCCTAAATATTATAACTGGTAAACTTATGCCAGATGAGGGACAAGTTTCTTGGTGTAATCACATCACTACTGGATACCTTGATCAATACAGTACACTAGAGAAGGGTAAAACCATTAGAGATATATTAAAATCTGCTTTTGCTCATATGTTCCAGTTAGAACAAGAAATTATGGATCTTTATACAAAGATGGGAGACTGTTCTCCTGAAGAAATGGATAGTATTTTAGAAGAGGTTGGAGAAATTCAAAGTATTCTTGAAGGTGCTGATTTTTATAATTTAGATTCAAAAATTGAAGAGTATGCTGCTGGTTTAGGATTACTTGATATTGGTCTTGAAAGAGATGTTTCGGAGCTTTCTGGTGGTCAAAGAGCTAAAATACTTTTAGCAAAAGTTTTACTAGAAAATCCAATGATTCTAATTCTAGATGAGCCTACTAACTTTTTAGACGAAGATCATATAACTTGGTTAAAAAACTTCTTAAAAAATTATGAAAATGCGTTTATTCTAGTTTCTCATGATATCCCATTTTTAAATGAAGTTACAAATGTTATATATCATATTGAAAATGCAATTTTAACTAGATATACTGGAGATTATTATCAATTTAGAGAAATGTATGAACTAAAGAAAAGACAAATTGAAGCAGCTTATAAAAAACAGCAAAAAGAAATTGCTCACTTACAAGATTTTATAGCTCGGAACAAAGCTAGAGTTGCTACAACAAATCTTGCTAAAGATAGACAAAAGAAATTAGATCGTATGGATATAATTGAAATTGCAAGAGAAAAACCAAAACCAATTTTTGGATTTAAGACTGCTCGTACGCCGTCTAGAGAAATTATTACAGTTACAGATCTTGTTATTGGTTATAATGAACCTTTAACAAAGCCACTTAATTTTACTATAGAACGTAATCAAAAAATTGCGATTAAAGGGGTTAATGGTCTAGGAAAATCTACACTTCTTAACACAATTTTAAAAAGAATAAAAGCTTTATCTGGTGAAATTGAACATGGACAATTCTTAGAAATTGGTTACTTTAAACAAGAAGAGGAAAGTTCTTCTATAACAGCTTTAGATGAATTTTGGAATGAATTTCCAGGATTAACTAATGCTGAAGTAAGAGCAGCTCTTGCTAAATGTGGATTAACTACAGATCATATAACAAGTCAAATGCGTGTTCTTTCTGGAGGAGAAAATGCCAAAGTTAGACTTGCTAAAATTATGAATCGTGAAATCAACTTCTTAATTCTTGATGAGCCTACAAACCACTTGGATGTAGACGCTAAAGAAGAATTAAAAAGAGCTATTAAAGAATTTAATGGAACTGTTTTGATGGTTAGTCACGAACCTGAATTTTATATGGATGTTGCTACTGAAATATGGAATGTTGAAGATTGGACAACTAAAATAATCTAATTAATAAAGCTCTATGATTATTAATCATAGAGCTTCTTTTTTAAAGAAATAATATTAAACTAAATGACATAACAACCATTCCACTTATTAATCCATAAATCGAAAGATGGTGTTCTCCATAATTTTCTGCTGCTGGCAGTAATTCATCTAAAGATATAAAAACCATTATACCTGCAACTCCTGCAAAAATAACTCCAAATATTAATTCATTCATAAAAGGTAATAATAAAAGATAGCCTACTAAAGCACCTACAGGTTCTGATAATCCAGATAAAAAAGAATAAATAAAAGCTTTTTTTCTACTTCCTGTAGAAAAATAAATCGGAACAGAAACAGCGATTCCTTCTGGTATATTGTGCATAGCTATCGCTATTGCTATCGAAACTCCTAAAGTTGGATTTTCTATAGCACTCATAAATGTGGCTAATCCTTCTGGAAAATTATGAATAGTTATCGCTAATGCTGAAAATATTCCCATTCTATGAAGTGAACTTTTACTTTTAATTTTTTTATCATTCATTTCTTCTACTTCTCTTATTTCATGAGGATTTTCATAATTTGGAATCAATTTATCTATTATTGCTATAAAAAGCATCCCTCCAAAAAATGAAACTACTGTTATAATTCCACCCTTATAATCCCCAGCATATCTTACTAAAGATTCTCTAGCTTTCACAAAAATTTCTACAAAAGAAACATAAATCATAACACCAGCAGAAAATCCTAAAGTAACAGAAAGAAATTTTGTGTTTGTACGTTTTGATAAAAATGCTATACAGCTCCCTATTCCAGTAGATAAACCAGCTAATAATGTCAAGAAAAATGCAAATGCAATGTTGCTCATAAATTTGTCCCTCCATCAAAGTATTTATAATTAATTTACATAAAAATTTCTAATTTCTTTTTTAATAAATTTTTTTCATAAAAAAACACTGAACTAATTTAATTAATCCAGTGTTTAAATCTTTACTTATATTTTATTTTCATTGTTAGAATAATTCCAGCTAAAGATAATGTTACTAAATTTGCTACAAATACTGGTATATCTCTTTTTAAAAATCCATAAACAAGCCATCCAAAAACTCCTATTGTAAACATTGAATACATCAATAATGATATTCCACTTGTATCCTTTGTCTTAATTGTTTTTATCGCTTGGGGTAAAAATGAAAGAGTTGTTAAAATTGCAGCACAATATCCTACAGTATCAGTCATTTATTTTTGCTCCTCTACAGCTTTTAATTTAATTAAACAACTCTTAAAATCTCCTACTAAACTATCTAACTCTCCTTCTAGCTGTATATTTCCTAAGTCATTAAAAGATGGTTCTTTAAATATTAAACCACTATTTTTTAATTCATCACCATAATATGTTTTTCCTTGAATTTGTAAACTTTCAATAGAATATAATTTATCATCAGATAATCCATCTATCTTAAGGGATTCATATCCCGAGTTTGGAATTGATAAAATTTTATATTTTGCAATTATTGCCTCAGTTTTATTTTTATTCACAACCATCCAAGCTGCATCATTTAATTTATTTTCAAATGGTGATACTAATCTATAAAAATCTCCATACTGAATTAATTCTCTGTTAGCTTTAAAAAACTCTATTTGTTTTTTTACAATTTCTTTTTCTGAATCAGTTATTTTATTTAAATCTAATTCATATCCAAAAGCTCCAAAAAAAGCCACATTTCCACGAGTTTTTATAGAAGTAATTCTATTTGTTTGATGATTAGGAACAGCTGATACATGGGCTCCCATTGAAGATATTGGATAACATAATGACGATCCATATTGAATTTTAATTCTTTCTACTGCATCTGTATCATCACTTGTCCAAGCTTGCGGCATATAATATAACATTCCTGCATCAAATCTATTTCCTCCACTGGCACAAGATTCAAATAATATTTCTGGGAATTCTTCAGTTAATTTCTCTAAAAGCTCATAAAGACCTAAGATATATCTATGAAATACTTCTCCTTGATTTTGAGAATCTAAAACTTCTGACCAAACTTCAGTCATAGGTCTATTCATATCCCATTTAATATATGATATCTTAGAATTTTTCAAGATTTTGGATATTTTTTCATACAAATACTCTCTTACATCTTTTCTTCCTAAGTCTAAAGTATGCTGATTTCTGCTTGGTGTATTGCTTCTTTTAGGAACCTGTAATATCCAATTTGGATGATTTTTATAAAGATTGCTATCTTTATTTACCATTTCTGGTTCAAACCAAAGTCCAAATTTAATTCCCATATTTTCTACTTTTTCTGATAATCCTTCAACACCACTTGGAATTTTTTCTAAATTACTCCACCAATCTCCTAAACCAGCTTTATCATGATTTCTTGCTCCAAACCAGCCATCGTCTAGTACAAAAAGCTCCACTCCAAGCTCTTTTGCTTTTAATGCAATATCTAAAATTTTCTCCTCATTAAAATCAAAATATGTTGCTTCCCAATTATTCAAAAGTATTGGTCTAGCTTTATCTTTCCAGACTCCTCTTGCTAATCTTTCTCTATATAATCTATGATAATTCAAGCTAAGTCCATTTAATCCAGAAGAAGAATAAGCCATTATAACCTCTGGACTTTGAAACTCTTCATCTTTTAATAAAGTCCATTGGAAATTAAATGGGTTTATTCCTACTGACACTCTTAATTTATTATAATGATTTTTTTCAACAACTTCTATGTGATTTCCACTATAAATAAGATTAAATCCATAAACTTCTCCACTAATTTCAGTTGTTTCTTTTCTTTTTAAAGCAATAAAAGGATTACTATTCACACTGCTTGTCCCTCTTTTACTATCAATTACAAATTTATTCTGATTTATATCTGTAATTTCTATGTGCCTTTCTCTTGCCCAAGCTCCTGAAAGGTGAACAATTTGAAATTCAGGTTCTTTAAAATCTATAGAAGCACTTAAAAATCTTTCAAGTACAATTTTATTGTCTGAATTATTTTTTATATGAGCATTTCTAGATATAACATCATAGTTTTTAAAAATAGTATAACTTAAAGTTAAAGTCGAATTAATTATTTCATCCTTTAAATATATTTTTAAAGTTTTTGCCTCGTCTCTATTTTCTACATAAGTATTAGGTAAATTAAGTAATTTATCCTTTCCATCTATAATTTCATATGAGTCGTAAATAAAATTTGTAATTCTACTTCCATTTTCTTGTAATATAACTACTGCAGGTTCTCTATAATCTCCATTTCCATAGCTTGGATATTCTTGTGGAAGTATATCTTTACAAAACCCTCTTTTATTCTCTAGGCAATTTGGCGTTACTGGTACCTCTGCCAATGTTGTCTGTATAATATGTTCATAAGAATCTCTATGTTTTAATTTTTTTCCAAAATAAAGATGTCCTAATGTTCCATCTTCTAAAACTTTAAAAATATAACTTATATTATTATTATACAAATGAAACTCTAATTTGTTTTCATTTACAAGTATATTCATTTATCTTTCCCCCTAAGCTTCTACTGTTTTTTCTGTTTTTAATTTTTGTCTATATTTTCTTATTGATATAACTACCAAAGCTGTTATAGTCCATAATAAACCTAAATTTCTTTGTAGTCCTTGAAAATTTAAAGTAGCTAATCCAAATTTAGAAAAAATTACATAAAAAGATAGCATTACTGATATTATTATAACTCCAGCTTCATACTGATGCTCCCACGGAGTAATCTCTACTACATTTTTATTTACTAAAACATAAGGAGTTTCTCTAGGTCTTACTTTTCCAATAATTAACATAATTCCACAACTTATAGTAAATAATATTGCTAATTGATGTAAAAAATGTAAATCTGGTTTAATCACAAGTTGTAATATTGCATATGTAGAAACAAAGAATACTAGTGATATTTTAGCTGCTATTGCTGGTACATATTTTGTCATATATCCTATGAATATTATTGTAAATATTGGGACATTAAAGAACCCATTTACAATTTGTAAATATTGAAATAATCCTTGAGGAGCATTCATTATCAACGGAGCTATTAGCATAGATATTAAAGCGATTATACTTCCAAATATTTTTCCTTTTGCTACTATTTCAGCGTCACTTTTATTTTTTCCAAATGCTGGCTTATAAACATTTAAACAAAATAATGTTGAAGCACTATTTAAAACACTATTATAAGTACTTAAAACTGCACCAAACATTACTGCTGCAAAAAAACCAACAAAATATTTAGGCATTAAATCTTTTATTAAATGAGAATAAACCAAATCTGGAGCAGCATAATTTTCTCCATACATATGGTACGCAATTATTCCTGGTACTATAACTATAAGAGGCGTAAATATTTTTAATAATCCTGCTAACATTACTCCTTTTTGTCCCTCTTTTAAATTTTTCGCTCCTAAAGCTCTTTGAATTATCCCTTGATCTGTTCCCCAATAATAAAGATTAACTAAAAGCATACCTGTAAAAAGTGTTGTAAATGGTACAGGATCAGAACTTGATCCAATCGCATCAAATTTTTCTGGATGAGCTACTACTAAATCCCCAATTCCTTTTAATACTGATCCATCTCCAATATACTTAAATCCAAAATAAGGTACTGACAATCCTCCGATTATAAGCCCTAATCCATTTAGAGTATCTGAAAAAGCAACAGCTTTTAATCCTCCAAAAATTGCATATATTGCCCCTATAATACCTATTGCCCAAACTGTCAACCAAATTCCAGCAGTGTAAGATATTCCTAAAAGTCCAGAGATATCAAAAAGTTGACTCATTACTAATGCTCCTGCATAAAGTGTTGGTGGTAAACCGTTTAAAACATAACTTATTAAAAATAAGTATGTTACAAATTTTTTAACCCCTGAATCAAAACGATCTTCTAAAAATTCTGGTATCGTAGTTAATCCTCCTTTTAAATATCTTGGAACTAAAAACATTGCAACTAAAACCAATGTAATTCCTGAACATACTTCCCATCCCATAACAGACATATTATGTGTGTAAGATTGGGCACTCATTCCAGCAAAGTTAGCTGGACTTAAATTTGTTAACATAAGAGACCCTGCTATAAAACCAGCAGTTAAACTTCTTCCACCTAAAAAATAACCATCATTAGTATTTAATGTGTCACCCTTAGTTTTATAGTAAGTTATAACCGCTACTAAAGCAGTAAAAAAAATAAAAGATAAAAACATTAACATAAAACACACTCCCCTTTAATTTATTTTAATAAAAATTAATTTTCAAAATACTCATTTATATTCTTTATTAATTTTGTCTTAGTGTATTCAACTTTACTTTCTGTTATATCTGAAATTAAAAATTTTATGCTTTTTTTTGCTGTATCTTTTAACATTGGTGAAACTGTTTTTAACCCCATTGGTACTGTATATTTTAAATTATCGAATCCCCATATTTCCATATTTTTATAATCAATACTTCTTTCTTTTAAAGCTTCTATAACTCCAAACAACATATTATCACAAGAAGAAAATATTGAATCAAATTTTATATTAGAATCTAATATTTTTTTCATATTTTCATACGCTTTTTCTCTTGAATAATCTGATTCCATCATTAAAGTTTTATTTATAACAATATTTTTATTTTTTAATGCTTCTACATAAGCTCTTTCTCTTTCTAATCCTGATAATTTTTTTTTATCTCCTGAAAAAAATAATACTTTTTTATTATTCTTTTTTAAAATCTCTTCCATGACAGATGTTCCTCCACCATAGTCATCTGTGTTAATATATAAAGTTTTCTTAGCATTATCTTTTAATTGAGAAGCGTAATCTACAACTACAACTTTATAGTCACTCTCTATCATTTTTTCTAAAAATAAATTTTCTCTTAAAAAACCAATAAATATACCACTTGATATATTTCCATTTTTAAAAAAAGATTCTATTCTTTTTTCATCGTTAGAATCTTTCAAATAATCAACTAATATTTGATGATTATTTAAAAAAGCTTCCTTTACAACTGTATCTGTAAAGTTCATAAAATAAGCTGTATCAGTTGTTGATTGAGCATTCATATTAGGTTCATATATAAAAACTCCAATTACTTTGTTTTTTTTACCAGCTAATGTTTGAGCATTTAAATTTGGAATATAATTATATTCATCTATTATATTTAAAATTTTTTTTCTATTTTTTTCACTTACATTTGGATGATTATTTAATACTCTTGAAACTGTACTTCTTGAAACCCCTGCTAATTCAGCTATTTTAATACTATCAATTTTCAAACTATTCTCCTTTTTTTGTTTTGGACAGCTGTCCAAAAGTTATTTAAAAAAATATTATGTTCTAATTATACACTTATTTTTTTATAAAAATACGTTTTTAACTAAAATAAATAAAACTTTTTTTACTATAGTAAAAAAAGAGGAATAAAATCTATTCCTCTTTTCAGTTTTTATTTCCATAAAATATTTGGTGCTTTTCTAGGAACAGTTCTTGAATATTTCACATTAGGATATCCTACAACCATACAAGTTACTATATTTTGATTTTTTTCAATTCCTAAAAATTCTTTTATTTTTAAGTTATTTTCGCATGCTCTTGTAAAAAATCCACTAAAGACAGTTCCAAGTCCTAATGCATCTACCATTAACTTCATATTAGCCGAAGCTAATCCTGCATTTAAAGGATGCTCTGAAGTTACTATTATTAATACTGGAGCCTTAAAAAATAAGTTATCAACACCTAAAGGATTTAATATAAAGTCTTCATGCATTTTTATCCACATCTTTGCATATTTTTTATACAAAGGGTTTGTTGAATTTTCTAATACATGCTCTCCCAAAGTTTTTAAAGATTCCAATGTCAATTTCCTAACTTCTTGAATTTCCTTTTTTACAACTACATAATTTACATTTTGTGCATTACTTGCAGTTTGAGTAAATCTTCCAGCCTCAATGATTTTTAAAATTTTATCTTCTTCTACATCTTTTTCTTTAAATTGTCTTATTGTTCTTTCAAACTTTATAAAATTTAAAAAAGTATCTGGATCTATTGAAAATTGATTTTTTTCATACTCAATAACATCTTCCATATTATACTCATCTGTTGATACAGCATTTACTGGGCATATAGCTATACAGTGACCACATTTAAAGCATCTTAAATTTTTTATATCTGCTTTTCCATCTTCTAGCACAATATCTTTAACAAAACAATCTTTTACACAAAGACCACATCCTATGCATTTTTCAATATCTACTTTAAACATTTTATTCACTCTCCTTTTTATTTTTAAATCATTTTTTATATCTTATTATACAATAAAATACTCTATTTGTTTTTATTTTTACAAAAAACTTGATTTTTTTGTTTTTTTGACTTATGATTCAAGTGTAGGAATTTTTTATATTATTTTAAAGGAATTAACAAGAAAGGAAGCAAATGATTGAGTTTAAAAATGAAAATGATATAAAATATGTGAAAGTTGTATTTGAGGAATACGAGCATATTTTTTTATTAGAAAGTAAATTAACCTTAAAAGGAATAAAAAGTAAAATTGAAAAAACTTTAATAGATGAATGTATTTTTACACCTCCGAAAGAAATCGTTATTATACCTATAAAAGAAATTAATGAAGAAAATCTTTTACAAAATTACTTAAAAGTAAATAGCTACACTGATATTGGAATTAATATTAAATGGGCTTTAAATAAAAATATTAATCCCGCTAAAAAAATTGAAGAAATATTTCAACTTTT from Candidatus Cetobacterium colombiensis encodes:
- a CDS encoding LacI family DNA-binding transcriptional regulator — its product is MKIDSIKIAELAGVSRSTVSRVLNNHPNVSEKNRKKILNIIDEYNYIPNLNAQTLAGKKNKVIGVFIYEPNMNAQSTTDTAYFMNFTDTVVKEAFLNNHQILVDYLKDSNDEKRIESFFKNGNISSGIFIGFLRENLFLEKMIESDYKVVVVDYASQLKDNAKKTLYINTDDYGGGTSVMEEILKKNNKKVLFFSGDKKKLSGLERERAYVEALKNKNIVINKTLMMESDYSREKAYENMKKILDSNIKFDSIFSSCDNMLFGVIEALKERSIDYKNMEIWGFDNLKYTVPMGLKTVSPMLKDTAKKSIKFLISDITESKVEYTKTKLIKNINEYFEN
- a CDS encoding nitroreductase family protein, translating into MFKVDIEKCIGCGLCVKDCFVKDIVLEDGKADIKNLRCFKCGHCIAICPVNAVSTDEYNMEDVIEYEKNQFSIDPDTFLNFIKFERTIRQFKEKDVEEDKILKIIEAGRFTQTASNAQNVNYVVVKKEIQEVRKLTLESLKTLGEHVLENSTNPLYKKYAKMWIKMHEDFILNPLGVDNLFFKAPVLIIVTSEHPLNAGLASANMKLMVDALGLGTVFSGFFTRACENNLKIKEFLGIEKNQNIVTCMVVGYPNVKYSRTVPRKAPNILWK
- a CDS encoding solute:sodium symporter family transporter, producing MLMFLSFIFFTALVAVITYYKTKGDTLNTNDGYFLGGRSLTAGFIAGSLMLTNLSPANFAGMSAQSYTHNMSVMGWEVCSGITLVLVAMFLVPRYLKGGLTTIPEFLEDRFDSGVKKFVTYLFLISYVLNGLPPTLYAGALVMSQLFDISGLLGISYTAGIWLTVWAIGIIGAIYAIFGGLKAVAFSDTLNGLGLIIGGLSVPYFGFKYIGDGSVLKGIGDLVVAHPEKFDAIGSSSDPVPFTTLFTGMLLVNLYYWGTDQGIIQRALGAKNLKEGQKGVMLAGLLKIFTPLIVIVPGIIAYHMYGENYAAPDLVYSHLIKDLMPKYFVGFFAAVMFGAVLSTYNSVLNSASTLFCLNVYKPAFGKNKSDAEIVAKGKIFGSIIALISMLIAPLIMNAPQGLFQYLQIVNGFFNVPIFTIIFIGYMTKYVPAIAAKISLVFFVSTYAILQLVIKPDLHFLHQLAILFTISCGIMLIIGKVRPRETPYVLVNKNVVEITPWEHQYEAGVIIISVMLSFYVIFSKFGLATLNFQGLQRNLGLLWTITALVVISIRKYRQKLKTEKTVEA
- a CDS encoding ABC-F family ATP-binding cassette domain-containing protein; this translates as MSILDVKNVSHGFGSRVILENASFRLLKGEHVGLVGANGEGKSTFLNIITGKLMPDEGQVSWCNHITTGYLDQYSTLEKGKTIRDILKSAFAHMFQLEQEIMDLYTKMGDCSPEEMDSILEEVGEIQSILEGADFYNLDSKIEEYAAGLGLLDIGLERDVSELSGGQRAKILLAKVLLENPMILILDEPTNFLDEDHITWLKNFLKNYENAFILVSHDIPFLNEVTNVIYHIENAILTRYTGDYYQFREMYELKKRQIEAAYKKQQKEIAHLQDFIARNKARVATTNLAKDRQKKLDRMDIIEIAREKPKPIFGFKTARTPSREIITVTDLVIGYNEPLTKPLNFTIERNQKIAIKGVNGLGKSTLLNTILKRIKALSGEIEHGQFLEIGYFKQEEESSSITALDEFWNEFPGLTNAEVRAALAKCGLTTDHITSQMRVLSGGENAKVRLAKIMNREINFLILDEPTNHLDVDAKEELKRAIKEFNGTVLMVSHEPEFYMDVATEIWNVEDWTTKII
- a CDS encoding alpha-galactosidase; this encodes MNILVNENKLEFHLYNNNISYIFKVLEDGTLGHLYFGKKLKHRDSYEHIIQTTLAEVPVTPNCLENKRGFCKDILPQEYPSYGNGDYREPAVVILQENGSRITNFIYDSYEIIDGKDKLLNLPNTYVENRDEAKTLKIYLKDEIINSTLTLSYTIFKNYDVISRNAHIKNNSDNKIVLERFLSASIDFKEPEFQIVHLSGAWARERHIEITDINQNKFVIDSKRGTSSVNSNPFIALKRKETTEISGEVYGFNLIYSGNHIEVVEKNHYNKLRVSVGINPFNFQWTLLKDEEFQSPEVIMAYSSSGLNGLSLNYHRLYRERLARGVWKDKARPILLNNWEATYFDFNEEKILDIALKAKELGVELFVLDDGWFGARNHDKAGLGDWWSNLEKIPSGVEGLSEKVENMGIKFGLWFEPEMVNKDSNLYKNHPNWILQVPKRSNTPSRNQHTLDLGRKDVREYLYEKISKILKNSKISYIKWDMNRPMTEVWSEVLDSQNQGEVFHRYILGLYELLEKLTEEFPEILFESCASGGNRFDAGMLYYMPQAWTSDDTDAVERIKIQYGSSLCYPISSMGAHVSAVPNHQTNRITSIKTRGNVAFFGAFGYELDLNKITDSEKEIVKKQIEFFKANRELIQYGDFYRLVSPFENKLNDAAWMVVNKNKTEAIIAKYKILSIPNSGYESLKIDGLSDDKLYSIESLQIQGKTYYGDELKNSGLIFKEPSFNDLGNIQLEGELDSLVGDFKSCLIKLKAVEEQK
- the zupT gene encoding zinc transporter ZupT, which codes for MSNIAFAFFLTLLAGLSTGIGSCIAFLSKRTNTKFLSVTLGFSAGVMIYVSFVEIFVKARESLVRYAGDYKGGIITVVSFFGGMLFIAIIDKLIPNYENPHEIREVEEMNDKKIKSKSSLHRMGIFSALAITIHNFPEGLATFMSAIENPTLGVSIAIAIAMHNIPEGIAVSVPIYFSTGSRKKAFIYSFLSGLSEPVGALVGYLLLLPFMNELIFGVIFAGVAGIMVFISLDELLPAAENYGEHHLSIYGLISGMVVMSFSLILFL
- a CDS encoding BglG family transcription antiterminator codes for the protein MNTTSINVLTLLSQGNFSLEEISKYLDIEKNSISKVILSINNFLQHENLPLLEIVEDEICSNLNATEWQYIFTKKNLFTPDDILDYLYVKFIHNGFIILEEEKLILNISRSSIFRYFTQVKNILDKYGSNYSYIPGKGMRLQNISDQNLHIFFKKLAKTFLKNYYFLNQINLVNNLLEKYNSNLLISKLEKVFKNNNISPTNFLISFIWALNICIILFEKINLKHSKDYSEFFKLKKSINFHLNKFSFRQQEQIFYFLVNLKNTSTPFEPDSLLKAEQILIKLKENLQIKELDSSLKTILLKKLCYSVFKFDNQILKVKKANLTIHEEKILEIINKSLASLNFNLFFSDKISLMNIIKKIIIEQNKNSIENILILYNEVVISDDFSLSDKFKYYNHSFKFTIEPSFFYKLLPTEYEKNYDLILCDEPFFKKNTQIINNFEYNHILQTINNHIFEKFINKI
- a CDS encoding SemiSWEET transporter, which gives rise to MTDTVGYCAAILTTLSFLPQAIKTIKTKDTSGISLLMYSMFTIGVFGWLVYGFLKRDIPVFVANLVTLSLAGIILTMKIKYK